TAGCGAGTGGTAAAGGTGGCGTCGGGAAATCAACTGTCTCTGCTAATCTTGCAATTGCCCTAGCGCAACAAGGGGAAAAAGTAGGTTTGTTAGATGCTGATATATATGGGTTCAGTATTCCAGTATTACTCGGAACAACAGAATCCCCACGCAAAGAAAATGGCCAAATCATCCCAGTTGAAACACACGGCATTCAAATGATTTCCATGGATTTTTTTGTAGAACCTGGAGAGCCTGTAATTTGGCGCGGACCAATGCTAGGTAAAATGATTAAAATGTTTTTAGAAGAAGTAAGATGGGGAAAACTAGACTATTTACTTATCGATTTACCACCTGGAACTGGAGATGTTGCGCTAGATATCCACACGCTTATCCCGAAATGCAATGAACTTATTGTTACAACACCACATTATGCAGCCGCGTCAGTTGCATCGCGAGCGGGATACATGGCAGCAAAAAACAACCATAAAATTATCGGTGTAATCGAAAATATGTCTTACCTCACTTTGGAAGATGGACAAGTATTGAAAGTATTTGGACAAGGCGGCGGAGAAAAAGTAGCTGCAGACTTAGAAACACAACTTTTAATTCAACTGCCAATAGAACAACCAGAACCAAATGGAAATGGCTATGTATCAGCTCTTTTCGACTCTTCAAGCGCTTCAGGAAAAGCATATAAAACCCTAGCAGAGAAAATAATTCCATATTTATCATAAAAACTTTATAAAAAGTATTGACGAAATGCAAAAATCTTGGTATATTTATAAACGTTGCTGATGCGGACAAAACGCTTTCGCAACAAAAGAAACTGACCTTTGAAAACT
This genomic stretch from Listeria swaminathanii harbors:
- a CDS encoding Mrp/NBP35 family ATP-binding protein, which translates into the protein MLNEQQITRLLYRLQDPVLEASLEETEGILEVQVLEETANIKIALADPAVETDHFVHNIEELLTQFGVNEINIELEYLPAAVIDRIFQARDNILSEASETKFLAIASGKGGVGKSTVSANLAIALAQQGEKVGLLDADIYGFSIPVLLGTTESPRKENGQIIPVETHGIQMISMDFFVEPGEPVIWRGPMLGKMIKMFLEEVRWGKLDYLLIDLPPGTGDVALDIHTLIPKCNELIVTTPHYAAASVASRAGYMAAKNNHKIIGVIENMSYLTLEDGQVLKVFGQGGGEKVAADLETQLLIQLPIEQPEPNGNGYVSALFDSSSASGKAYKTLAEKIIPYLS